A stretch of the Comamonas testosteroni TK102 genome encodes the following:
- a CDS encoding Bug family tripartite tricarboxylate transporter substrate binding protein, which produces MNKISMNMLAGLMAGAGLLLSAGAQAQDSFPTKPIRIVLGFPAGGPLDQHARLLTDKLQGVLGQPLVVDYKPGAGGSVGAQDVMRSPADGYTLMLANTGVMVINPALYSKLPYNTLKDFTPIARTAMQPLALLVNNKVPAKTLTEFTTYAKANPGKINFGSAGNGGISHLVPEMFKSAAGVDLVHIPYKGSAPAFTDLIGGQVQFMAESIPQAAAYHKQGKVRALAVTSKERNPALPEVPTAIESGLKGFEVVGFYGFLAPAGLPKEVTAKLSNAFQQVMNMPDVKSRMVEQGADPAFLGSEAFGKFLAGETPRWAAAVKASGTKLD; this is translated from the coding sequence ATGAACAAGATTTCAATGAATATGCTGGCCGGCCTGATGGCTGGCGCAGGCCTGCTTCTGTCTGCGGGCGCGCAGGCTCAGGACTCCTTTCCGACCAAGCCCATCCGTATCGTGCTGGGCTTTCCTGCCGGCGGCCCGCTGGACCAGCATGCCCGTCTGCTGACCGACAAGCTGCAGGGCGTGCTCGGTCAGCCGCTGGTGGTGGATTACAAGCCCGGAGCGGGCGGCTCGGTGGGGGCACAGGACGTGATGCGCTCGCCCGCCGATGGCTACACGCTGATGCTGGCCAATACCGGCGTGATGGTCATCAACCCTGCGCTCTACAGCAAGCTGCCCTACAACACACTCAAGGACTTCACGCCGATTGCCCGCACCGCCATGCAGCCGCTGGCGCTGCTGGTCAACAACAAGGTGCCGGCCAAGACGCTGACCGAGTTCACGACCTATGCCAAGGCCAACCCCGGCAAGATCAACTTCGGCTCGGCCGGCAACGGCGGCATCAGCCATCTGGTGCCCGAGATGTTCAAGAGCGCCGCAGGCGTGGATCTGGTGCACATTCCCTACAAGGGCAGCGCGCCTGCGTTCACCGACCTGATCGGTGGCCAGGTGCAGTTCATGGCCGAGAGCATTCCCCAGGCTGCGGCCTATCACAAGCAGGGCAAGGTGCGCGCCCTGGCCGTGACCAGCAAGGAGCGCAACCCCGCGCTGCCCGAAGTGCCGACCGCCATCGAGTCCGGTCTCAAGGGCTTCGAGGTGGTGGGCTTCTATGGCTTCCTGGCACCTGCCGGCCTGCCCAAGGAGGTGACGGCCAAGCTCAGCAATGCCTTCCAGCAGGTGATGAACATGCCCGACGTGAAGAGCCGCATGGTGGAGCAGGGCGCCGATCCGGCCTTCCTCGGCTCTGAAGCCTTCGGCAAGTTCCTGGCCGGCGAGACGCCGCGCTGGGCGGCAGCCGTCAAGGCCTCGGGCACGAAACTGGATTGA
- the ugpQ gene encoding glycerophosphodiester phosphodiesterase — MTNALKPWPYPRWVAHRGAGKLAPENTMSAFRLGAQHGYRFFECDAKLSQDGVLFLMHDATLERTTSGHGIGGELSMGEIAQLDAGSWHSRAYAGEALPTLEALARWCLANHLHLNVEIKPTPGQELETGRACGELMNRIWPKTEVQPLFTSFKSDSLKGARETAAHIPRGLLVDRLADGNGDADLKQAMELDCSAMVLNHALWTPELVAKVHGAGLRCSSYTVNDQWAAQRLIDLGTDGIITDRVDMFSPAQTGEQL; from the coding sequence ATGACGAATGCTTTGAAACCCTGGCCCTACCCACGTTGGGTCGCCCACCGCGGCGCCGGCAAGCTGGCACCGGAGAACACCATGAGCGCCTTCCGCCTGGGCGCGCAGCATGGCTACCGATTCTTTGAATGCGATGCCAAGCTCAGCCAGGACGGCGTGCTGTTTCTGATGCATGACGCCACGCTGGAGCGAACCACCAGCGGCCACGGCATTGGCGGCGAACTCAGCATGGGCGAGATCGCCCAGCTCGATGCCGGCAGCTGGCACTCTCGCGCCTATGCGGGCGAGGCCCTGCCCACGCTGGAAGCCCTGGCGCGCTGGTGCCTGGCCAACCATCTGCACCTGAATGTGGAAATCAAGCCGACCCCGGGCCAGGAACTGGAAACCGGCCGTGCCTGCGGCGAGCTGATGAACCGCATCTGGCCGAAGACCGAGGTGCAGCCGCTGTTCACCTCGTTCAAGTCCGACTCGCTCAAGGGTGCCCGCGAGACCGCAGCCCATATTCCACGCGGCCTGCTGGTGGACAGGCTGGCCGACGGCAACGGTGATGCCGACCTGAAGCAGGCCATGGAGCTGGACTGCAGCGCCATGGTGCTCAACCACGCCCTGTGGACGCCCGAGCTGGTGGCCAAGGTGCATGGCGCAGGCCTGCGCTGCAGCAGCTATACCGTCAACGACCAATGGGCCGCACAACGCCTGATCGACCTGGGCACGGACGGCATCATCACCGACCGCGTGGATATGTTCAGCCCCGCGCAGACAGGCGAGCAGCTGTAA
- a CDS encoding sn-glycerol-3-phosphate import ATP-binding protein UgpC — MASISLKNIVKRYGTGKSAVPVIHGINVEINDGEFIVLVGPSGCGKSTLLRMIAGLEEITDGDLLIGSNKVNDLEPAKRNIAMVFQNYALYPHMSNYENMAYGLKLAKVPEDEIKRRVDKAAKILELSHLLDRKPRQLSGGQRQRVAMGRAIVRQPQVFLFDEPLSNLDAKLRGQTRLEIQKLHAELGITSLFVTHDQVEAMTLAQRMVVMNGGNVEQFGTPEEVYHTPASTFVAGFIGSPPMNLLKHSPNGKPGLILGIRPEHIDLVETGGVEFKVQTVELLGAERLLHGKVGDEDVTVRVEEGKPYPKPGETARISAREDRLHWFNAETGKRA, encoded by the coding sequence ATGGCATCCATCTCCCTGAAGAACATCGTCAAGCGCTATGGCACGGGCAAGTCCGCCGTGCCCGTCATTCACGGCATCAACGTCGAGATCAACGACGGCGAATTCATCGTGCTGGTCGGCCCCTCGGGCTGCGGCAAGTCCACCCTGCTGCGCATGATCGCCGGCCTGGAAGAAATCACCGATGGCGACCTGCTGATCGGCTCCAACAAGGTCAACGACCTGGAGCCCGCCAAGCGCAATATCGCCATGGTGTTCCAGAACTACGCGCTCTACCCCCACATGAGCAACTACGAGAACATGGCCTACGGCCTGAAGCTCGCCAAGGTGCCCGAAGACGAGATCAAGCGTCGTGTGGACAAGGCCGCCAAGATTCTGGAACTGAGCCATCTTCTGGACCGCAAGCCGCGCCAGCTGTCGGGCGGCCAGCGCCAGCGCGTGGCCATGGGCCGCGCCATCGTGCGTCAGCCCCAGGTGTTCCTGTTTGACGAACCCCTGTCCAATCTGGACGCCAAGCTGCGCGGCCAGACCCGTCTGGAGATCCAGAAGCTGCATGCCGAGCTGGGCATCACCAGCCTGTTCGTGACCCACGACCAGGTCGAGGCCATGACCCTGGCCCAGCGCATGGTCGTGATGAACGGCGGCAATGTGGAGCAGTTCGGCACACCCGAAGAGGTCTACCACACACCAGCCTCCACCTTTGTGGCGGGCTTCATCGGCTCCCCTCCCATGAACCTGCTCAAGCACTCGCCCAATGGCAAGCCCGGCCTGATCCTGGGCATCCGCCCCGAACACATCGACCTGGTGGAAACCGGTGGCGTGGAATTCAAGGTGCAGACCGTGGAACTGCTGGGCGCCGAACGCCTGCTGCACGGCAAGGTGGGCGATGAAGACGTCACCGTGCGCGTGGAAGAAGGCAAGCCCTATCCCAAGCCCGGCGAGACCGCCCGCATCTCGGCGCGTGAAGACCGCCTGCACTGGTTCAACGCCGAAACCGGCAAACGCGCCTAA
- the ugpE gene encoding sn-glycerol-3-phosphate ABC transporter permease UgpE encodes MVDRNPWLNFFSHLVLVVGVAIVAFPLYLALVASTHTASEIVQAPMPLLPGTHLWENYKEALLGSGKLGSNTSVVHMMWVSFVVAMIITVGKIAISLLSAFAIVYFRFPFKMICFWAIFLTLMLPVEVRILPTYKVVAELGLLNSYAGLSLPLIASATATFLFRQFFLTVPDELVEAARIDGAGAMRFFKDILVPLSKTSIAALFVIQFIYGWNQYLWPLLMTTSEDMYPVVVGIKRMVAGGGEAAIDWNIVMATAILAMLPPTLVVMLMQKWFVKGLVDTEK; translated from the coding sequence ATGGTTGACCGCAACCCCTGGCTCAATTTCTTCTCGCACCTAGTGCTTGTCGTTGGCGTGGCCATCGTGGCCTTCCCGCTGTATCTGGCACTGGTGGCCTCCACCCACACGGCCAGCGAGATCGTGCAGGCGCCCATGCCTCTGCTGCCCGGCACCCACCTGTGGGAAAACTACAAGGAAGCACTGCTGGGCTCCGGCAAGCTGGGCTCCAACACCAGCGTCGTCCACATGATGTGGGTGAGCTTTGTCGTGGCCATGATCATCACCGTGGGCAAGATCGCCATCTCGCTGCTGTCGGCCTTCGCCATCGTGTACTTCCGCTTCCCGTTCAAGATGATCTGCTTCTGGGCGATTTTCCTGACCCTGATGCTGCCCGTGGAAGTGCGCATTCTGCCCACCTACAAGGTCGTGGCCGAACTGGGCCTGCTGAACAGCTACGCCGGTCTGTCGCTGCCTCTGATTGCCTCGGCTACCGCCACCTTCCTGTTCCGCCAGTTCTTCCTGACGGTGCCCGATGAACTGGTGGAAGCCGCCCGCATCGACGGCGCCGGCGCCATGCGCTTTTTCAAGGACATCCTGGTGCCCTTGTCCAAGACCTCGATTGCCGCGCTGTTCGTGATCCAGTTCATCTACGGCTGGAACCAGTACCTCTGGCCCCTGCTGATGACCACCTCGGAAGACATGTATCCCGTGGTCGTGGGCATCAAGCGGATGGTCGCTGGCGGTGGCGAAGCCGCCATCGACTGGAACATCGTGATGGCGACCGCCATCCTGGCCATGCTGCCACCCACACTGGTGGTCATGCTGATGCAAAAGTGGTTTGTCAAAGGCCTGGTGGATACCGAGAAGTAA
- the ugpA gene encoding sn-glycerol-3-phosphate ABC transporter permease UgpA, with protein sequence MEKRVLFRSRWLPWVLIAPQLLIIGIFFFWPAGQAVLQSFQMEDAFGMSTEWVGLDNFRQLFADPTYLDSFYRTALFSVLVAGVGIATSLGLAIFADRIVRFAMVYKTLLIIPYAVAPVIAGVLWIFMFSPSIGVVAYFLGKLGYDWNHLMNENQAMALIVLAAVWKQISYNFLFFLAGLQSIPKALIEAASIDGAGPWRRFWNIQLPLLSPTTFFLLVINIVYAFFDTFGIIDAATHGGPGQSTSILVYKVYLDGFKALDLGGSAAQSVILMLIVVVLTVIQFRYVEKKVQY encoded by the coding sequence ATGGAAAAACGCGTTCTTTTCCGATCCAGGTGGCTGCCCTGGGTGCTTATCGCACCCCAGCTCCTCATCATCGGCATCTTCTTTTTCTGGCCCGCTGGTCAGGCGGTACTCCAGTCATTCCAGATGGAAGACGCGTTCGGCATGAGCACCGAATGGGTGGGCCTGGACAACTTCCGCCAGTTGTTCGCCGACCCCACCTATCTGGACTCCTTCTACCGCACCGCGCTGTTCTCGGTGCTGGTGGCGGGCGTGGGCATTGCCACATCGCTGGGCCTGGCCATTTTTGCGGACCGCATCGTGCGCTTCGCCATGGTCTACAAGACCCTGCTGATCATTCCCTATGCCGTGGCCCCCGTGATTGCCGGCGTGCTGTGGATTTTCATGTTCTCGCCGTCCATCGGCGTGGTGGCTTATTTCCTGGGCAAGCTCGGCTATGACTGGAACCACCTGATGAACGAGAACCAGGCCATGGCACTGATTGTGCTGGCCGCCGTGTGGAAGCAGATTTCCTACAACTTCCTGTTCTTCCTCGCCGGACTGCAGTCCATTCCCAAGGCCCTGATCGAAGCAGCCTCGATTGATGGCGCCGGCCCCTGGCGCCGCTTCTGGAACATCCAGCTGCCGCTGCTCTCGCCCACCACCTTCTTCCTGCTGGTGATCAACATCGTTTACGCCTTCTTCGACACCTTCGGCATCATCGATGCGGCCACCCACGGCGGCCCCGGCCAGTCCACGTCGATCCTGGTCTACAAGGTGTATCTGGACGGCTTCAAGGCGCTGGACCTGGGCGGCTCGGCTGCGCAGTCCGTGATCCTGATGCTGATTGTTGTTGTGCTGACTGTGATCCAGTTCCGCTATGTTGAAAAGAAAGTGCAGTACTGA
- the ugpB gene encoding sn-glycerol-3-phosphate ABC transporter substrate-binding protein UgpB produces MQFKQLAMAAAVAATAFSAQATTEIQWWHSMTAVNNEWVNDLAKQFNESQKDFKIVPTYKGAYDESMTAAIAAFRSGNAPDILQVFEVGTATMMASKGATVPVGKVMQDAGVAFDPKAYIPAVAGYYTAPNGQMLSFPFNSSTTIFYYNKDAFKKAGLNPDKAPTTWPEVFAAAKKLKESGHSCPMTLAWQGWTQLESFSTWHNVEFATEQNGLSANGYKARMKVNSPLHVKHIDNLAAAAKAGEFVYKGRGSIPQASFTAGECAMIQTSSGFYGDVAKNAKFAYGLAALPYYPDVKGAPQNTVIGGASLWVMSGKNAEHYKGVAKFFEFLSQTKVQAASHQRTGYLPVTMAAYDLTDKSGFYAKNPGTDTAVTQMIRKVTNNSRGIRLGNYVQIRTIEDEELEQVWAGKKTGKQALDAIVTRGDELLARFERSYKK; encoded by the coding sequence ATGCAATTCAAGCAACTGGCCATGGCCGCCGCCGTCGCCGCAACTGCCTTCTCGGCACAAGCCACCACCGAAATCCAATGGTGGCACTCGATGACTGCCGTGAACAACGAATGGGTCAATGACCTGGCCAAGCAGTTCAACGAGAGCCAGAAGGACTTTAAGATCGTCCCCACCTACAAGGGTGCCTACGATGAGTCCATGACAGCCGCGATTGCAGCCTTCCGCTCGGGCAACGCACCGGACATCCTGCAGGTGTTCGAAGTGGGCACTGCCACCATGATGGCTTCCAAGGGCGCGACCGTGCCCGTGGGCAAGGTGATGCAGGACGCCGGTGTCGCTTTCGACCCCAAGGCCTACATCCCCGCCGTGGCCGGTTACTACACCGCCCCCAACGGCCAGATGCTGAGCTTCCCCTTCAACAGCTCGACCACCATCTTCTATTACAACAAGGACGCCTTCAAGAAGGCCGGCCTGAACCCCGACAAGGCCCCCACCACCTGGCCCGAAGTCTTTGCTGCCGCCAAGAAGCTCAAGGAAAGCGGCCACAGCTGCCCCATGACCCTGGCCTGGCAAGGCTGGACCCAGCTGGAATCCTTCTCCACCTGGCACAACGTTGAGTTCGCCACCGAGCAAAACGGCCTGAGCGCCAACGGCTACAAGGCACGCATGAAGGTGAACTCGCCTCTGCACGTCAAGCACATCGACAATCTGGCTGCAGCCGCCAAGGCCGGCGAGTTTGTCTACAAGGGCCGCGGCTCCATTCCCCAGGCTTCGTTTACCGCCGGTGAATGCGCCATGATCCAGACTTCGTCCGGCTTCTACGGCGATGTGGCCAAGAACGCCAAGTTCGCCTACGGCCTGGCTGCCCTGCCCTACTACCCCGATGTCAAGGGCGCTCCCCAGAACACCGTGATCGGTGGCGCTTCGCTGTGGGTGATGTCCGGCAAGAATGCCGAGCACTACAAGGGCGTGGCCAAGTTCTTCGAATTCCTGTCGCAGACCAAGGTGCAGGCCGCTTCGCACCAGCGCACCGGCTACCTGCCCGTGACCATGGCCGCCTATGACCTGACCGACAAGTCCGGCTTCTACGCCAAGAACCCCGGCACCGATACCGCCGTGACGCAGATGATCCGCAAGGTGACCAACAACTCGCGCGGTATCCGTCTGGGCAACTATGTGCAGATCCGTACCATCGAGGACGAAGAACTCGAACAGGTGTGGGCTGGCAAGAAGACCGGCAAGCAGGCTCTGGACGCCATCGTGACCCGTGGCGACGAGCTGCTGGCCCGTTTCGAGCGTTCCTACAAGAAGTAA
- a CDS encoding DUF3683 domain-containing protein, with product MNVPIALAAALQAQAAEPARLREIPYNYTSFSDREIVIRLLGSSMWDVLNQLRQERRTGRSARMLYEVLGDIWVVQRNPYLQDDLIHNPDRRKSLVEALEHRLAEIDKRREPNEDAVRDQLVGQLVEAAHRAVHEFNATFVEAEQLRRRAQKTLRRYTAKDNIKFDGLSRVAHVTDATDWRVEYPFVVLTPDTEAEMAGLVKGCIELGLTIIPRGGGTGYTGGAIPLTWRSVVINTEKLEALTEVEMRMIPGVDHEVPTIYSEAGVVTQRVADAAERGGFVFAVDPTSIEASCIGGNIAMNAGGKKAVLWGTALDNLVSWRMVTPDAQWLEVTRLDHNLGKIHDAEMACFELKYFEADGKTPVRTERLDIPGHTFRKEGLGKDVTDKFLSGLPGIQKEGTDGLITSARWVVHRMPAHTRTVCMEFFGNAKDAVPSIVEIKDYMFAEQKRSGVLLAGLEHLDDRYLKAVGYATKSKKGNGRLPKMVLLGDIAGDDADEVARVAAEVVRIANSRNGEGFTAVSAEARKKFWLDRKRTAAISRHTNAFKINEDVVIPLPRMAEYTDGIERINIELSLRNKLKLCDELSGFFKHSDLPLGKSDDAGDIPSAELLEDRVQQALTLVAEVRELWQGWLDGVATLFPELQDHRLRASWKTQLKEPLSKIFAGAAFQPLRESVNEIHQKVLKGRVWVALHMHAGDGNVHTNIPVNSDDYEMLQTAHEAVARIMELARSLDGVISGEHGIGITKLEFLSDAELAPFADYKKRVDPEGRFNKGKLIRNEEWDALAHQSHDGRSPRESLMFADLTNAYTPSFGLMGYESIIMQQSDIGAIANSVKDCLRCGKCKPVCATHVPRANLLYSPRNKILATSLLVEAFLYEEQTRRGVSIKHWQEFEDVADHCTVCHKCFNPCPVKIDFGDVTMNMRNLLRKMDKKSFRPGNKLAMAMLNATNPDTIKFMRTAMVGVGFKAQRLAADVLGAVAKKQTAHPPASVGTAPIKEQVIHFINKKLPGGLPTKTARALLDIEDKDYVPIIRDPQATKSDTEAVFYFPGCGSERLFSQVGLATQAMLWHAGVQTVLPPGYLCCGYPQRGSGQFDKAEKMITDNRVLFHRVATTLNYLDIKTVVVSCGTCYDQLQGYQFDKIFPGCRIIDIHEYLLEKGITLQNKGSYLYHDPCHTPMKQQDPMKTVKALMGDNVLKSERCCGESGTLGVTRPDISTQIRFRKTEEIRKGEAALRDNGQLGAQDNVKILTSCPSCLQGLSRYGNDLNNGLLEADYIVVEMARDILGENWMAEYVNRANQGGIERVLV from the coding sequence ATGAATGTACCGATTGCGTTGGCTGCCGCCCTCCAGGCCCAGGCTGCCGAACCCGCACGACTGCGCGAGATTCCCTATAACTACACATCGTTCTCTGACCGTGAGATCGTGATTCGTCTGCTGGGCTCATCCATGTGGGATGTGCTCAATCAGCTGCGTCAGGAACGCCGCACCGGCCGATCCGCCCGCATGCTCTACGAAGTGCTGGGGGATATCTGGGTTGTGCAGCGCAATCCCTATCTCCAGGACGATCTGATCCACAACCCCGACCGCCGCAAGTCGCTGGTCGAGGCGCTGGAACATCGCCTGGCCGAGATCGACAAGCGCCGCGAGCCCAACGAGGATGCCGTGCGCGATCAGCTGGTGGGCCAGCTGGTGGAGGCTGCCCATCGCGCCGTGCATGAATTCAATGCCACGTTTGTCGAAGCCGAGCAGCTGCGCCGTCGCGCGCAGAAGACACTGCGCCGCTATACCGCCAAGGACAACATCAAGTTTGACGGCCTGTCGCGCGTGGCTCATGTGACCGATGCGACCGACTGGCGCGTCGAGTACCCGTTTGTGGTGCTGACACCCGATACCGAAGCCGAGATGGCCGGCCTGGTCAAGGGCTGTATCGAGCTGGGCCTGACGATCATTCCGCGCGGAGGCGGCACGGGTTATACGGGTGGAGCCATTCCTTTGACATGGCGTTCGGTGGTCATCAACACCGAAAAGCTGGAGGCGCTGACCGAAGTCGAGATGCGCATGATTCCCGGCGTGGACCACGAAGTGCCCACCATCTACTCCGAAGCCGGTGTGGTGACTCAGCGCGTTGCCGACGCGGCCGAGCGCGGCGGTTTTGTGTTTGCCGTGGACCCGACCTCCATCGAGGCATCCTGCATCGGCGGCAATATCGCCATGAACGCGGGCGGCAAAAAGGCGGTGCTCTGGGGCACGGCCCTGGATAATCTGGTGTCCTGGCGCATGGTCACCCCGGATGCGCAGTGGCTGGAAGTCACGCGCCTGGACCACAACCTCGGCAAGATTCACGACGCCGAGATGGCCTGCTTCGAGCTGAAGTACTTCGAGGCGGACGGCAAGACCCCTGTGCGCACCGAGCGCCTGGACATTCCCGGCCACACCTTCCGCAAGGAAGGCCTGGGCAAGGATGTGACCGACAAATTCCTCTCGGGCCTGCCCGGCATTCAGAAGGAAGGCACGGACGGCCTGATCACCAGCGCACGCTGGGTGGTGCACCGCATGCCGGCGCACACGCGTACCGTGTGCATGGAGTTCTTCGGCAATGCCAAGGACGCCGTGCCCTCCATCGTCGAGATCAAGGACTATATGTTCGCCGAGCAAAAGCGCTCGGGCGTGCTGCTGGCCGGTCTCGAACACCTGGACGACCGCTACCTCAAGGCCGTGGGCTACGCGACCAAGAGCAAGAAGGGCAACGGCCGCCTGCCCAAGATGGTGCTGCTGGGCGATATCGCCGGTGACGACGCCGACGAAGTGGCCCGCGTGGCGGCCGAGGTGGTGCGCATCGCCAATTCGCGCAACGGCGAAGGCTTTACCGCCGTCAGCGCCGAGGCGCGCAAGAAGTTCTGGCTGGACCGCAAGCGCACGGCAGCTATCTCGCGCCATACCAACGCCTTCAAGATCAATGAAGACGTGGTGATTCCTCTGCCGCGCATGGCCGAGTACACCGATGGCATCGAGCGCATCAATATCGAGCTGTCGCTGCGCAACAAGCTCAAGCTATGCGACGAGCTGAGCGGCTTTTTCAAGCACTCAGACCTGCCCCTGGGCAAGAGCGACGATGCCGGCGACATCCCCAGTGCCGAGCTGCTGGAAGACCGCGTGCAGCAGGCTCTGACGCTGGTGGCCGAGGTGCGCGAGCTCTGGCAGGGCTGGCTGGACGGCGTGGCCACGCTGTTCCCCGAGCTGCAGGATCACCGCCTGCGTGCGAGCTGGAAGACCCAGCTCAAGGAGCCGCTGTCCAAGATTTTCGCGGGTGCTGCCTTCCAGCCGCTGCGCGAGTCCGTCAACGAGATTCACCAGAAGGTCCTCAAGGGCCGTGTCTGGGTGGCGCTGCACATGCACGCCGGCGACGGCAATGTGCACACCAACATCCCTGTCAACTCCGATGACTATGAAATGCTGCAGACCGCGCACGAAGCCGTGGCCCGCATCATGGAGCTGGCGCGCAGTCTGGACGGCGTGATCTCGGGTGAGCACGGCATCGGCATCACCAAGCTGGAATTCCTCTCGGATGCCGAACTGGCACCGTTTGCCGATTACAAGAAGCGTGTGGACCCCGAAGGCCGCTTCAACAAGGGCAAGCTGATCCGCAACGAAGAGTGGGATGCCCTGGCGCACCAGAGTCACGACGGGCGCTCGCCGCGCGAGTCGCTGATGTTTGCCGATCTGACCAATGCCTATACGCCCAGCTTTGGTCTGATGGGTTATGAATCCATCATCATGCAGCAGTCGGACATCGGTGCCATCGCCAATTCCGTCAAGGACTGCCTGCGCTGCGGCAAGTGCAAGCCGGTGTGCGCCACCCATGTGCCGCGCGCCAATCTGCTGTACTCGCCACGCAACAAGATTCTGGCCACCTCGCTGCTGGTGGAGGCCTTCCTCTACGAAGAGCAGACACGCCGTGGCGTGTCCATCAAGCACTGGCAGGAATTCGAGGATGTGGCCGACCACTGCACGGTCTGCCACAAGTGCTTCAACCCCTGCCCGGTCAAGATCGATTTCGGCGACGTGACCATGAATATGCGCAATCTGCTGCGCAAGATGGACAAGAAGAGCTTCCGCCCCGGCAACAAGCTGGCCATGGCCATGCTCAACGCCACCAATCCCGACACCATCAAGTTCATGCGCACGGCCATGGTGGGCGTGGGCTTCAAGGCCCAGCGCCTGGCGGCCGACGTGCTGGGAGCGGTTGCCAAGAAGCAGACTGCGCACCCGCCCGCATCGGTGGGTACGGCTCCCATCAAGGAGCAGGTGATCCACTTCATCAACAAGAAGCTGCCCGGCGGTCTGCCGACCAAGACGGCGCGCGCCTTGCTGGACATCGAGGACAAGGACTACGTGCCCATCATCCGCGACCCGCAGGCCACCAAGTCGGACACCGAGGCGGTGTTCTACTTCCCAGGTTGTGGCTCCGAGCGCCTGTTCAGCCAGGTGGGTCTGGCCACGCAGGCCATGCTCTGGCATGCCGGCGTGCAGACCGTGCTGCCGCCCGGCTATCTGTGCTGCGGCTATCCCCAGCGCGGCTCGGGCCAGTTCGACAAGGCCGAGAAGATGATCACGGACAACCGTGTGCTCTTCCACCGTGTGGCGACCACGCTCAACTATCTGGACATCAAGACCGTGGTGGTGAGCTGCGGTACCTGCTATGACCAGCTGCAGGGCTACCAGTTCGACAAGATCTTCCCCGGCTGCCGCATCATCGACATCCACGAATATCTGCTCGAAAAAGGCATTACGTTGCAGAACAAGGGCTCGTACCTGTACCACGACCCCTGCCACACGCCCATGAAGCAGCAGGACCCGATGAAGACCGTCAAGGCCTTGATGGGCGACAACGTGCTCAAGAGCGAGCGCTGCTGCGGCGAGTCCGGCACGCTGGGGGTGACGCGTCCCGACATCTCCACGCAGATCCGCTTCCGCAAGACCGAGGAAATCCGCAAGGGCGAGGCCGCGCTCCGGGACAACGGTCAGCTCGGCGCCCAGGACAACGTCAAGATCCTGACCAGCTGCCCCAGCTGCCTGCAGGGCCTGAGCCGCTACGGCAACGATCTGAACAACGGTCTGCTCGAAGCCGACTACATCGTGGTCGAGATGGCGCGCGACATCCTGGGCGAGAACTGGATGGCCGAGTATGTGAATCGCGCCAACCAGGGCGGTATCGAGCGCGTGCTGGTGTGA